A stretch of the Methanobacterium veterum genome encodes the following:
- a CDS encoding flippase, translating into MNKIRTIAKNTSWLLISQILSYLLIFFATIYSAKYLGVENFGILSLSIAFTSIFVVFTDLGLSTLTIREVSRNKSLKSKYLANFILFKIFLAIVMFFFTFVAVSILSYPFQVRLIIYIMTLSVILNSFAGLISSIFQAYEKMEYLSMGAFISNVLIFIGTIIAIELHLNVLIFAVVYLIANLGLFVFYIMIYMLKFSLPSLELDITFWKDNIKLALPFGVTGVFVTIYYWIDSVMLSVMVNSDAVGFYNAAYRLVLVLLVIPSILNTVIFPVMSQFYVTSRESLKMVYEKYFKYMAILGIPLGFGVTLLAKKIVVLIFGVEYMGSVVAFQILVWSTTIIFMSGAFARLLEASNKQMVITKITGICAIVNILLNFVFIPQFSYIGASIITVLTEILSFIFGLKAVSGMGYGFSRVEFIILIKVCISSFIMSMFIIIFYNFNVILLIVGSLLIYFMVLYCLNGWDNEDVKIIDAILNKK; encoded by the coding sequence ATGAACAAGATAAGAACTATAGCTAAAAATACATCATGGCTTTTAATATCACAAATTTTGAGTTATTTATTGATATTTTTTGCTACTATTTATTCAGCTAAATATTTAGGTGTGGAGAATTTTGGTATTTTATCATTATCCATTGCATTTACCAGCATTTTCGTAGTTTTCACTGATTTAGGTTTAAGTACACTTACTATACGTGAGGTATCTCGAAATAAATCTTTAAAAAGTAAATATTTGGCCAATTTTATCTTATTTAAGATTTTTTTAGCTATTGTAATGTTTTTTTTCACATTTGTAGCAGTTTCTATTTTATCTTATCCTTTTCAAGTACGATTAATAATTTATATCATGACATTATCTGTGATTTTAAATTCATTCGCAGGGTTAATATCGTCTATATTCCAGGCTTACGAGAAAATGGAATATTTATCAATGGGGGCTTTTATTAGCAATGTTTTAATTTTTATTGGAACAATTATTGCAATAGAGTTACATTTAAACGTTTTAATATTTGCTGTTGTTTATTTGATTGCAAATCTTGGTCTTTTTGTATTTTATATCATGATCTATATGTTGAAATTTTCTTTACCTTCATTAGAATTGGATATAACCTTTTGGAAGGATAATATTAAACTTGCATTACCTTTTGGAGTTACTGGAGTGTTTGTAACTATTTATTACTGGATAGATTCTGTAATGTTATCTGTAATGGTTAATAGTGATGCAGTTGGATTTTATAACGCTGCTTATAGACTTGTTTTAGTATTATTGGTTATTCCTTCTATTCTTAATACAGTGATTTTTCCAGTTATGTCTCAATTTTACGTAACATCAAGAGAATCACTTAAAATGGTATATGAAAAATATTTTAAGTATATGGCTATCTTAGGAATACCACTCGGATTTGGCGTTACTTTATTGGCTAAAAAAATAGTTGTATTAATATTTGGTGTAGAGTACATGGGTTCGGTAGTAGCTTTTCAGATCCTTGTTTGGTCCACGACAATTATATTTATGAGCGGTGCTTTTGCTAGATTGCTTGAAGCTTCTAACAAACAGATGGTAATAACAAAAATTACGGGTATTTGTGCTATAGTAAATATCTTATTAAACTTTGTATTCATACCTCAATTTAGCTACATTGGTGCTAGTATAATAACAGTATTGACTGAAATTTTATCGTTTATTTTTGGTTTAAAAGCAGTTTCGGGTATGGGTTATGGATTTTCCCGAGTTGAATTCATAATATTAATAAAAGTTTGTATATCTAGCTTTATTATGAGTATGTTTATTATCATATTTTATAATTTTAATGTAATACTTTTAATAGTAGGTAGCTTGCTAATTTACTTTATGGTTTTATACTGTCTAAATGGATGGGATAATGAAGATGTTAAAATTATAGATGCTATTTTAAATAAAAAATAA
- a CDS encoding glycosyltransferase family 39 protein, with the protein MGDLSNSHKLFKKYSGHILLAVLVIIVSLITYYRVKIQMDLGPIWDTYDFLSNALLFAGQGTGYSDLTRPPVLPFLTSILFRLGYTSSISIFIVDGLLFIFGVIGLFLLLKLQFNDILSFLGSLLYATFPIIISFVGVGLSDIPSVSFAIWTIYFTILAVKKNSKFFYLSFPLMMLTFLTRYPSALLIFPVLFYILINRKSVEIKDIIIGISSSLLLLIPVLIFFYEVFGNPFYSFLNFFGSSSATVSTNYSAYNPDILYFIKNLPLFIGDQLVTIIFIIILCFGVYLLFKSKKAFKSKIKLFNTPSLNKITVIKLILFIILTLAFVGTFGKLYYMGSEILFFAMAYLLYDLVKNLNINNIDIHLLVFAWFMAFFIFHSAYSVKDYRYFVTMAPAVAYFLILSINQIYGKLEFKIKNINVTSYLFSIILIIIIISSTMSCLSSVQETNNNLKIIDQNMKSASQWLINYDPNYETKTVYSDLWPYSGWYLKMNIGMMPIFRDDQMYYTGTNDHNFSQQDSIAANNYLVRNNVYYCFSTLQKLNLTSYKPIKQIGKTVIYKRV; encoded by the coding sequence ATGGGCGATTTATCTAATTCACATAAACTTTTTAAAAAATACAGCGGCCACATTTTACTGGCTGTTTTAGTAATAATTGTAAGCCTAATAACTTATTACAGGGTAAAAATTCAGATGGACCTTGGCCCGATATGGGATACCTACGATTTCCTTTCAAATGCACTATTATTTGCTGGTCAAGGTACAGGTTATTCAGATCTAACCCGGCCACCTGTTCTTCCATTTTTGACTTCTATTTTATTTAGACTAGGGTACACATCTTCCATATCTATCTTCATTGTAGATGGCTTGCTGTTTATTTTTGGAGTTATTGGACTTTTCTTACTTCTAAAACTACAGTTTAATGATATTTTAAGCTTTTTAGGCAGTTTACTTTATGCAACTTTTCCCATTATTATTTCATTTGTAGGGGTCGGCCTTTCAGATATTCCAAGCGTTTCATTTGCAATATGGACAATCTATTTTACAATCTTAGCTGTTAAAAAGAATTCAAAGTTTTTTTATCTGTCATTTCCATTAATGATGCTAACTTTTTTAACTAGATATCCTTCTGCACTCTTAATATTCCCGGTATTGTTCTACATTCTAATTAACAGAAAATCCGTTGAAATTAAAGATATAATAATTGGAATAAGTTCATCACTTTTATTATTGATTCCAGTTCTTATTTTCTTTTACGAAGTCTTTGGCAATCCCTTTTATTCATTTCTCAATTTTTTCGGCTCAAGTTCAGCAACCGTCTCAACAAATTACAGCGCATACAATCCAGATATTTTATATTTCATAAAAAATTTACCATTGTTTATTGGAGATCAATTGGTTACAATTATATTTATTATTATACTATGTTTTGGGGTTTATCTGCTTTTTAAATCTAAAAAAGCGTTTAAATCTAAGATTAAATTATTTAATACACCATCTCTCAATAAAATCACAGTTATAAAGTTAATATTATTCATTATATTAACACTGGCTTTTGTAGGGACTTTTGGCAAGTTATATTATATGGGGAGCGAAATACTATTCTTTGCCATGGCCTATTTACTGTATGATCTGGTTAAAAATCTTAATATAAATAATATAGACATACATCTGCTTGTTTTCGCGTGGTTCATGGCTTTCTTTATATTCCACAGCGCATATTCAGTTAAAGACTACAGATATTTCGTTACAATGGCTCCTGCAGTGGCCTATTTTTTAATATTAAGTATAAATCAAATTTACGGCAAATTAGAGTTTAAAATTAAAAATATAAATGTGACATCCTACTTATTTTCAATAATTCTAATTATTATAATTATTTCATCCACCATGTCCTGTTTATCCAGTGTTCAAGAAACAAATAATAACCTTAAAATAATAGACCAAAACATGAAATCAGCAAGCCAGTGGCTTATAAATTATGACCCAAATTATGAAACTAAAACTGTTTATTCAGACTTATGGCCATATTCTGGTTGGTATCTAAAAATGAACATTGGAATGATGCCCATATTTAGAGACGATCAAATGTATTATACTGGTACTAATGATCATAATTTCAGCCAACAGGATAGCATTGCAGCTAATAATTATCTCGTTAGAAATAATGTTTACTATTGTTTCTCAACATTGCAAAAATTAAATTTAACATCTTACAAACCAATTAAACAAATTGGAAAAACAGTAATTTACAAAAGAGTATAG
- a CDS encoding glycosyltransferase family 4 protein, which produces MKIGVITSAYPEFEDDPHGIFVHRLMREISKHGHEVHILAPYTGEKTKYVLEGVHVERFHYFYPKRFQKLCGRSGMIDNVKEGFLVKLQVLTFLFFNIIHSLKKLKDMDIVHVQWPIPNGLGALFLKKIYEISYINTIHGEEVYLSKQYHTLFALNWFVNNSVKTITNSSATRDSCLEAGIEKDKLDIIPFGVDTAFFKPLKISKNKNIFQILAVGYLIERKGFEYLIHAMKDILKEHSNVQLTIVGSGPLKAKLKNIIKELKLGDNAKIIKNVSDDELLHLYNSSDFFVLPSIVDSQGNTEGLGVVLLEAMACGLPVIGSDTGGIPDIVQDGETGLLVPEKDISGLSKAILNLIENEELREKLAVNGYNKVREKFSWEKIAEDYLKVYKHSKK; this is translated from the coding sequence ATGAAAATAGGAGTTATAACATCAGCATACCCTGAATTTGAAGATGATCCACATGGAATCTTTGTACACCGGCTGATGAGGGAAATAAGTAAACATGGACACGAAGTACACATTCTAGCCCCTTATACTGGTGAAAAAACCAAATATGTGCTGGAAGGAGTGCATGTGGAAAGGTTCCACTACTTTTATCCAAAAAGGTTTCAGAAATTATGCGGCAGATCTGGAATGATAGATAACGTAAAAGAGGGGTTTCTTGTGAAACTTCAGGTTTTAACGTTCCTTTTCTTTAATATAATCCATTCACTTAAAAAACTTAAGGATATGGACATTGTTCATGTGCAGTGGCCTATTCCAAATGGGCTAGGTGCACTATTTTTAAAAAAAATCTATGAAATTTCTTACATAAACACAATACACGGTGAAGAAGTATATCTCTCTAAACAGTATCATACTTTGTTTGCACTTAACTGGTTTGTTAATAATTCAGTTAAAACAATAACCAATAGTTCAGCAACCAGAGATTCGTGCCTGGAAGCTGGCATTGAAAAAGATAAATTAGACATAATACCCTTTGGAGTGGATACTGCATTTTTCAAGCCTTTAAAAATATCAAAAAATAAAAATATATTCCAAATACTGGCAGTTGGGTACTTGATAGAAAGAAAAGGTTTTGAATATCTTATACATGCCATGAAAGATATTTTAAAAGAACACAGTAATGTTCAATTGACCATAGTTGGCTCAGGTCCTCTAAAGGCAAAACTTAAAAATATTATAAAAGAATTAAAATTAGGAGATAATGCTAAAATTATAAAAAACGTCTCTGATGATGAATTACTGCACTTGTACAATTCATCTGACTTTTTTGTTCTTCCTTCTATTGTAGATTCTCAGGGAAATACTGAAGGTCTTGGAGTGGTTTTACTAGAGGCTATGGCTTGTGGGTTACCTGTCATTGGGTCTGATACTGGTGGAATTCCAGATATTGTTCAAGATGGTGAAACTGGATTGTTAGTGCCTGAGAAAGATATTTCTGGGCTTTCAAAGGCTATTTTAAATTTAATTGAAAATGAGGAATTAAGAGAAAAACTTGCAGTTAATGGTTATAATAAAGTTAGGGAGAAATTTAGCTGGGAAAAGATTGCCGAGGATTATTTGAAAGTTTATAAACATTCAAAGAAATAA
- a CDS encoding glycosyltransferase — translation MISIICNYNNKNNLNDYLLKSLKNQSIDYELILIDNTKKKFTSAATALNYGGKKAKGKYLMFIHQDYELGSDTWLEETEKILNNIENLGIAGVAGKYDRNCISNIKTGFPPVLAGPMQIKRPKKIQTLDECLIIIPKEIFENIQFDEITCNNWHLYATDYCLTIKKKGYDAYVIPMGGYHASPGYSFSEEDYYSTVKKLRKKHKHDYNWIYTTTGSWSTVYPLFMQIFYQKIYYWLGLDKRFFSKKTNK, via the coding sequence ATGATCTCAATAATTTGTAATTATAATAACAAAAATAATTTAAATGATTATCTTCTTAAGAGTTTAAAGAATCAAAGCATAGATTACGAGTTAATTCTTATAGACAACACAAAAAAAAAATTCACATCAGCAGCAACAGCCCTAAATTATGGAGGTAAAAAAGCTAAAGGGAAATATCTAATGTTTATACATCAAGATTATGAACTTGGTTCAGATACATGGTTAGAAGAAACAGAAAAAATCCTAAATAATATAGAAAATCTTGGAATTGCAGGTGTTGCAGGCAAATATGATAGAAATTGCATATCTAATATTAAAACAGGATTTCCACCAGTATTAGCTGGACCAATGCAAATTAAAAGACCAAAAAAGATACAAACTCTTGATGAATGTCTTATTATAATTCCCAAAGAGATATTTGAAAACATTCAATTTGATGAGATCACATGTAATAACTGGCATTTATATGCCACAGATTACTGCTTGACTATTAAAAAGAAAGGTTATGATGCATATGTTATTCCTATGGGAGGTTATCATGCATCACCAGGATACTCCTTCTCAGAAGAGGATTATTATTCAACAGTAAAAAAACTGAGAAAAAAGCATAAACATGACTATAACTGGATTTACACTACAACAGGGAGCTGGAGTACAGTTTATCCATTATTTATGCAGATATTTTATCAAAAAATATATTACTGGCTTGGCTTAGATAAAAGATTTTTTAGTAAAAAAACAAATAAATAA
- a CDS encoding glycosyltransferase family 39 protein, producing MQKTKYINNFLDLDWTEKPYMFILGFLFVLSRIPLLNLGFGSDPDAWRIAGSAFDLHYFGIYHPSRFPGYPLPEFFNSLIINYGWLVTNAATMILSLISVYVFARILKELNIKNRGLLVVTYAFLPILWINSTITMDYMWALVFILLTWFFIIRKQYALAGLMMGLAIGSRITSLILILPFVYLILAENNEIKKIMYFFVTTCATALILFLPLYLQYALNFVSYYPTQTGMSFIWFDMTYYFGLLAILFGLILFVVSFKKLFENIIKKDETTIFLLFSISLVVLLYIGAPYEMSYLIPAVPFGLLLLSKISNRKLFGILCIFLLLNSFIYIGLSSNISPILDKGAVISDAETRAQLLNEIENITSNLNNSVIISGECFPIMCYLYEKLQKTPQIIGFGKNDYIIHWNYEKNVGYIYLASLNEVKYWQKKGYKIYYMGNSATDNTKLNYKFNLNKYNCSNAFNT from the coding sequence ATGCAGAAAACGAAATATATTAATAATTTTTTAGATCTGGATTGGACGGAAAAACCATATATGTTTATTTTAGGTTTTTTGTTTGTTTTATCAAGAATTCCTTTATTGAATTTAGGATTTGGGTCTGATCCTGATGCATGGAGAATTGCAGGTTCTGCATTTGATCTACATTATTTTGGTATTTACCACCCTTCAAGATTTCCAGGATATCCACTTCCTGAGTTTTTCAATTCACTTATCATTAATTATGGTTGGTTGGTTACAAATGCTGCAACAATGATTTTGTCTTTAATTTCAGTTTATGTTTTTGCCAGAATTTTAAAAGAGTTAAATATAAAAAATAGAGGGTTATTAGTTGTTACATATGCTTTTTTACCAATTTTATGGATAAACAGCACCATTACTATGGATTATATGTGGGCCCTTGTATTTATCCTTCTTACATGGTTTTTTATCATAAGAAAACAGTATGCTCTTGCAGGCTTAATGATGGGTTTAGCTATTGGATCAAGGATAACATCCCTAATTTTGATACTTCCATTTGTTTATCTCATTTTGGCAGAAAATAATGAAATCAAAAAAATTATGTATTTTTTTGTTACAACATGTGCAACTGCATTAATTCTGTTTTTACCTTTATATCTGCAATATGCTCTAAATTTTGTATCTTATTATCCTACACAAACAGGTATGTCCTTTATATGGTTTGATATGACATATTATTTTGGTCTTTTGGCGATATTGTTTGGACTAATACTGTTCGTAGTATCTTTCAAGAAGCTGTTTGAAAATATAATAAAAAAAGATGAAACAACAATATTTTTATTATTCTCTATTTCTTTAGTTGTATTGTTGTACATTGGGGCGCCTTATGAAATGTCATATCTCATTCCGGCAGTACCTTTTGGACTTTTACTCTTGAGTAAAATAAGTAATAGAAAGCTTTTTGGGATATTGTGTATTTTTCTTTTACTGAATTCATTTATTTATATTGGATTATCATCAAATATTTCTCCAATCCTCGATAAAGGGGCAGTTATAAGCGATGCTGAAACTAGAGCTCAACTGCTGAATGAAATTGAGAATATAACAAGCAATCTAAATAATTCAGTTATTATTTCAGGCGAATGCTTCCCAATTATGTGTTACCTATATGAAAAATTACAAAAAACTCCTCAAATAATTGGATTTGGTAAAAATGATTATATAATACACTGGAATTATGAAAAAAATGTGGGATACATATATTTGGCCAGTCTTAATGAAGTAAAATACTGGCAAAAAAAAGGTTATAAAATATATTACATGGGAAACTCTGCAACTGATAATACAAAACTAAATTATAAATTCAATCTTAATAAATATAACTGTTCCAATGCATTTAATACATAA
- a CDS encoding ATP-grasp domain-containing protein has translation MKKIEKKNVLVFPGGTEIGLEIWNSLKDCKEVNLFSAGSPVSNHAPYVFHNHSIIPEVKKAGWLDELNSLIKKFSIDYIFPAHDDVIVALAQNSVKVRSKIISSPLRTCLITRSKSETYNTFKSLLPVPKLFHKVSDIKSFPVFVKPDKGQGSQDAELVKDLDSLKYLLKNKPELIILEYLNGKEYTVDCFSHREKGLLFCGGRERIRTRNGISMNSKPVSSRINKIFNKYALTITKELEIYGAWFFQLKQDSTGKYKLLEISPRISGTMATNRIFGVNFPLLSIYENEGFNLDILLNKHNIEIDRALINRYKHDIDYNKVYVDLDDTLIINNKVNTQLIKFLYQAVNEGCKIILISKTENDIQTYLRKWKIECLFDEIILLKKEDSKANYIDPINSIFIDDSFSERKSVYCQHCIPTFDSSMIEVLMDSRV, from the coding sequence ATGAAAAAAATAGAAAAAAAGAATGTACTAGTTTTTCCTGGAGGAACAGAAATAGGATTAGAAATATGGAATTCGCTAAAAGATTGTAAAGAAGTTAATCTATTTTCAGCTGGAAGCCCAGTTTCTAATCATGCACCATATGTATTCCATAATCATTCAATAATTCCTGAAGTCAAAAAAGCAGGATGGCTTGATGAATTAAACAGTTTAATAAAAAAATTCAGTATTGATTATATTTTTCCTGCACATGACGATGTAATAGTAGCTTTAGCTCAGAATTCAGTGAAAGTCAGATCAAAAATCATATCTTCACCATTAAGAACTTGTTTAATTACTAGATCTAAAAGTGAAACATATAACACATTTAAATCATTATTGCCAGTACCTAAATTGTTCCATAAAGTTTCTGACATAAAATCATTTCCCGTTTTTGTAAAACCAGATAAAGGTCAGGGATCACAAGATGCAGAATTAGTAAAAGATTTAGATTCATTGAAATATTTACTTAAAAATAAACCTGAATTGATCATTTTAGAATATTTAAATGGAAAGGAGTATACAGTAGATTGTTTCAGTCATAGAGAAAAAGGGTTACTTTTTTGTGGAGGTAGAGAAAGGATACGTACTCGAAATGGAATATCTATGAATAGTAAACCTGTTTCTTCAAGAATAAATAAGATTTTTAATAAATACGCGCTGACGATAACAAAAGAATTAGAAATTTATGGGGCTTGGTTTTTCCAATTAAAGCAAGATTCAACAGGAAAATATAAATTATTGGAGATATCTCCTAGAATCAGTGGAACAATGGCCACAAATCGCATATTTGGAGTAAACTTCCCATTATTGAGCATATACGAAAATGAAGGATTTAACTTGGATATATTACTTAACAAACACAATATTGAAATAGATAGAGCTTTGATTAATCGATACAAACATGATATTGATTATAACAAAGTTTATGTTGATTTGGATGATACACTTATTATAAATAATAAAGTAAACACACAGCTTATAAAATTTCTTTATCAAGCAGTGAACGAAGGTTGTAAAATCATATTAATTAGTAAAACTGAGAACGATATACAAACTTATTTAAGAAAATGGAAGATCGAATGCCTTTTTGATGAAATAATTTTACTCAAGAAAGAAGATTCTAAAGCAAATTATATTGATCCTATAAATTCTATATTTATTGATGATAGTTTCAGCGAACGAAAATCTGTTTATTGTCAGCATTGTATACCTACCTTTGATTCCAGTATGATAGAGGTTTTAATGGATAGTAGGGTGTGA
- a CDS encoding DegT/DnrJ/EryC1/StrS family aminotransferase: MINVTMTDVPELEDYIEYLRVIWNERILTNDGELLRLLETKLKAYLKVKNLMAVTNGTLALQIALKSLPIKGEVITTPFTFSATTNSILWEGLTPVFADIDENTFNIDPTSIETKITDKTSCILAVHVYGNPCQVKELQEIADDHSLKLIYDAAHAFGVEYNNKSVLEYGDVSTLSFHATKVFNTIEGGALTTSDKNLVEKIKLMRNHGIISEEEVIIPGTNAKMNEFQAAMGLCNLKNIDQNIEKRKKIYEIYRDNLEGNDLKFQKIVASKYNYSYMPVCFKNLKVRNEIYNQLLKEGIHCRKYFYPLTVNFEYFNNNNLVEKYDLKKASNIADRILCLPIYPDLEEEIVNEIITKISSLI; this comes from the coding sequence ATGATTAACGTTACAATGACAGATGTTCCAGAATTAGAAGATTACATAGAATATTTAAGAGTTATTTGGAACGAACGAATATTAACAAATGATGGTGAACTTTTAAGATTATTGGAAACAAAGTTAAAAGCTTATTTAAAAGTTAAAAACCTAATGGCCGTTACAAATGGTACACTTGCTCTTCAAATAGCATTAAAATCACTCCCCATTAAAGGAGAAGTGATTACTACCCCATTTACATTCTCTGCCACCACAAATTCTATATTATGGGAAGGTCTGACTCCTGTTTTTGCAGATATTGACGAGAACACTTTCAACATTGACCCTACTTCCATTGAAACGAAAATAACCGATAAAACTAGCTGTATACTTGCAGTACATGTATATGGAAATCCTTGTCAAGTCAAAGAATTACAAGAAATTGCAGATGATCATTCTCTTAAATTAATCTATGATGCTGCACATGCTTTTGGAGTTGAGTATAACAACAAATCAGTTTTAGAATATGGAGATGTCTCTACCTTAAGCTTCCATGCGACTAAAGTTTTTAATACAATCGAAGGTGGAGCTTTAACTACTTCTGATAAAAATTTGGTGGAAAAAATAAAATTAATGCGTAATCATGGTATTATATCCGAAGAGGAAGTGATTATTCCAGGAACTAACGCAAAAATGAACGAATTTCAAGCAGCCATGGGTTTATGTAACCTTAAAAACATAGATCAAAACATAGAAAAGAGAAAAAAAATTTATGAAATTTACAGGGACAATCTTGAAGGTAATGATCTCAAATTCCAAAAGATAGTAGCATCCAAATATAACTACTCATATATGCCTGTTTGTTTCAAAAACTTAAAGGTAAGAAATGAAATTTATAATCAGCTGCTAAAAGAGGGAATTCACTGCAGGAAATATTTTTATCCATTAACTGTAAATTTTGAATATTTCAACAATAATAATTTAGTCGAAAAATATGATTTAAAAAAGGCTTCTAATATTGCAGATAGAATTTTATGTTTACCAATTTATCCCGATCTAGAGGAAGAAATTGTTAATGAAATTATAACTAAAATATCTTCTTTGATCTAA
- a CDS encoding glycosyltransferase family 2 protein, which produces MNEPLVAIVILNWNGWEDTIECLESLYQINYSNYRVVVVDNNSSNESILKIKDYCNGKIKVKSEFFEYNAGNKPIKISEYSKEKSESKVNKSSLNQINNYLTLINADKNYGFAEGNNVGIRYALKNLNTDYILLLNNDTVVDKDFLDKLVSTGEKKEDNGIIGPKIYYYSEPTRIWCIGGKIDWKFARGLHVGTNEVDAGQYNRTEEFDYISGSAFLVKREVIDKIGLMDKKFFLYFEETDLALRASKNGYKSVYAPEAKIWHKVSKSGGGLSRPIGLYYITRNRWLFMKKWAKKSDYVFFIIYQAVGAVVFPVVLSIYYGNLRLFRAYYMGLWSGSVLNR; this is translated from the coding sequence ATGAATGAACCATTGGTTGCAATTGTCATTTTGAACTGGAACGGCTGGGAAGATACTATAGAATGCTTAGAATCACTGTATCAGATTAACTATTCCAATTATAGGGTAGTAGTGGTAGATAATAATTCTTCAAATGAATCTATTTTGAAAATAAAGGATTATTGTAATGGAAAAATAAAAGTTAAATCAGAATTCTTTGAGTATAATGCTGGCAATAAACCTATTAAAATCTCAGAATACAGCAAGGAAAAATCAGAGTCTAAAGTTAACAAAAGCTCTTTAAATCAGATTAATAACTATTTAACTTTGATAAATGCTGATAAAAATTATGGTTTTGCAGAAGGGAACAACGTTGGAATAAGATATGCATTGAAAAATTTAAATACCGATTACATTTTGCTTTTAAATAATGATACTGTTGTTGACAAGGATTTTTTAGATAAACTTGTAAGTACTGGTGAAAAAAAGGAAGATAATGGAATAATAGGCCCAAAAATCTATTATTACAGTGAACCTACTAGAATATGGTGTATTGGTGGAAAAATAGACTGGAAATTTGCTAGAGGTTTACATGTTGGGACCAATGAAGTTGATGCAGGTCAGTACAATAGAACTGAAGAATTTGATTATATAAGCGGATCTGCATTTCTCGTTAAAAGGGAAGTTATTGATAAAATTGGTTTGATGGATAAAAAATTCTTTTTGTATTTTGAAGAAACAGATCTGGCATTGAGGGCATCTAAAAATGGTTATAAAAGTGTTTATGCTCCTGAAGCAAAAATCTGGCATAAAGTGTCTAAATCTGGTGGAGGGTTAAGTAGGCCTATTGGTTTGTATTATATAACTCGGAATAGATGGCTGTTTATGAAGAAGTGGGCTAAAAAGAGCGATTACGTATTTTTTATTATTTATCAGGCCGTGGGAGCTGTTGTGTTTCCTGTAGTTTTAAGTATTTATTATGGGAATTTAAGGCTTTTTAGAGCTTATTATATGGGTTTGTGGAGTGGTTCGGTATTGAATAGGTAA
- a CDS encoding glycosyltransferase, producing MKVSVIIPMYNEEENVLKTIHEVDIVLKSYESYEIIAVDDGSFDRTFELASNVASKNHNVQVLKHSSNSGMGKALRTGIKKAEGDVIITIDADLSYDTCYIPKLIDALDDETDIVIGSQYMDGGKTEDIPRLRLFISKMANKIVGYAMANNVSTVTGVFRAYRREVLDSIELDSNGTEINPEILSKANAIGFSIKEVPVTLGGRKFGESKVKIKSTTISHLLFTFHEKPMMLFGAIGFILLFIGLMSALFLFYQYLIGNLDPTRPLMLFMVLMILSGIQILIFGFVATQISLLKREVYIVQKENKLLRKKLK from the coding sequence ATGAAAGTTTCTGTGATTATCCCCATGTACAATGAAGAAGAAAATGTTCTAAAAACAATTCATGAAGTAGATATAGTCTTAAAATCATATGAAAGCTATGAAATTATTGCAGTAGATGATGGAAGCTTTGATAGGACATTTGAGCTGGCATCCAATGTAGCATCTAAAAATCATAATGTACAAGTATTGAAACATTCTTCCAATAGTGGAATGGGAAAAGCACTTCGAACTGGCATTAAAAAAGCTGAAGGCGACGTAATTATAACAATTGATGCAGATTTAAGCTATGATACTTGTTATATTCCAAAATTAATTGATGCACTTGATGATGAAACAGATATTGTAATTGGATCCCAGTACATGGACGGCGGAAAAACAGAAGATATTCCTAGATTAAGGCTTTTTATAAGTAAAATGGCCAATAAAATTGTTGGATATGCTATGGCAAACAATGTAAGTACAGTAACTGGTGTTTTTAGAGCATACCGGAGGGAAGTTTTAGATTCAATAGAATTAGACTCCAATGGAACTGAAATTAACCCGGAAATACTGTCAAAGGCGAATGCCATAGGTTTTAGTATAAAAGAAGTTCCAGTTACATTAGGGGGCAGAAAATTTGGAGAATCTAAGGTAAAAATTAAATCCACAACAATTTCACATTTATTATTTACTTTCCATGAAAAACCCATGATGCTATTTGGGGCTATTGGATTCATTTTATTATTTATAGGGTTAATGAGTGCATTGTTTCTTTTTTACCAGTATCTTATTGGTAATTTGGATCCTACACGGCCTTTAATGTTGTTTATGGTCTTAATGATACTCTCAGGGATACAAATACTGATTTTTGGATTCGTTGCTACTCAGATAAGTCTTCTTAAAAGGGAAGTTTACATAGTACAAAAAGAAAATAAATTACTGAGAAAAAAACTAAAATAG